From Streptosporangiales bacterium, one genomic window encodes:
- a CDS encoding FmdB family transcriptional regulator: MPTYAYTCADCATQLEVVQRMTDDSLVRCPSCGADGLRKVFQPVGVVFKGSGFYRTDSREKAKTNGSSKTNGSDSTKEKSTTSSDSSSGSTSDSGSSGSSSSSDSSSSGSSSSGSNGSTGSSTSNPSTAKAASS, encoded by the coding sequence CGTACACGTGTGCCGACTGCGCCACGCAGCTCGAGGTCGTGCAGCGCATGACCGACGACTCGCTCGTGCGGTGCCCCTCGTGTGGTGCTGACGGTCTCCGCAAGGTGTTCCAGCCCGTGGGCGTCGTCTTCAAGGGCTCCGGGTTCTACCGCACCGACAGCCGCGAGAAGGCGAAGACCAACGGGTCGAGCAAGACGAACGGCTCGGACTCGACCAAGGAGAAGAGCACCACGTCGAGCGACTCCTCGAGCGGCTCGACGAGCGACTCCGGCTCCTCCGGCTCGTCGTCCTCGTCCGACTCGTCCTCGTCCGGTTCGTCCTCCTCGGGCTCGAACGGCTCGACCGGTTCGTCGACGAGCAACCCGAGCACGGCCAAGGCCGCCTCGTCCTGA